The Methanobrevibacter oralis genomic sequence CTATACTTTCAAAAAAGAATGTAATTGTTTTTGATGAACCTACAAGTGGATTAGATTATAATAATATGAAATATGTATGTGATTTGATTTTAGATTTGTCAAAACAGGGAAAAATTATTTTTATAATTTCACATGATTTTGAATTTCTTCTAGAAGTATCTACAAGGATTTTATATCTAAAAGAATCTAAAATATTGGAAGATTTTAAGTTAAATAATGAAAATATTGATTTATTTAAAAGATTACTGTTGGGTGGAAAACATGATTCAGGAAATATCTAAATTAACTTTCCAATTAGATCCTAGGATAAAATTTTTATTAATTTTAATTATTGGATTTATGATGTTTTATTTTACTGAGATTGGATATATGATATTTATTTTAGGTTTATTTATCTTTTTAAGTATTTTTGAAGGAGTATTTAATGAATCTTTTAAATATTTCTTAATATTTTCCATACTTTTAATAGTAGATTTATCATCGGCTTATATAACGAATATATGGTTTAATATTGCTTTATCAACTTTATTATATGTCGTTGAGCGCCTTTTTGTTTTTGGAATAATCGGATTTTATATATTCAAAACAACAAAGTTATCTAAATTTATAAGTGCTCTTGAAAGTTTGAAAATACCCAAATATATAATTTTACCATTTTCAGTAATGTTTCGGTTTTTACCAACCATATTAGAAGAATATGCTTATTTAAGAGATAGTATGAAAATTCGAGGAATAAACTTTTCTGCTAAAATGATTATTAAAAAGCCATTAGATTACATGGAATATATAATTGTTCCAATCTTAATTAGAAGTTTTAAAATTTCAGATGAATTATCTGCTTATGCAATGTTAAGGGGGTTAGATAGTGAAAAACAGAAAACAAAGCTTTTTGACTTAAAGTTTGCAGTATTTGATTATTTAATTATATCAGGTGTTTCGATATTTACTTTTATTTTTTATATTGGAGTTTTTTAAAAAATTTAATGGAGTTAAAAAAAATGAAATTTAAATTAAAAAATGATAAAAAATTAACCGCAAGAGATTTTATAAGTATAGGTGTTTTTAACGCTCTAGCTATAATAATATACATGATTATATCTTCTTTATTTTGCATGACAATTATTGGAAGTTTTTTTTCAAATGCTGCCGTTTTCCTTGTAATTGGTGTAATTTATGTTTTATTGGCTATTAAAATACAAAAAAGAGGAGTATTTCTCATTTCAGGATTAATATTTGGATTGATTTCCTTAGCTTCTGGTCATGTTTATCATTTTATTGCAATAGTTATTGGTGGGGCAATAGCAGAAATATTGGCGGGAAAATATGATTCTTCTAGAAAAATATCTCTCGCATATGTTGCTTTTGCATTATCTGATTTTTTAGGAATTGATTTACCTATTTTTGCTTTTGGATCATCATATATACTTGAAAGAGCTTCTAATTTTGGTATTTCAGAAAATGCAATTAATTCTTCAATTCAGTATTTTACGTGGTCTACATTTTTTGTTTTATTAATCTTAAATGTTATTTGTGCAATAATAGGTGCATGGATTGGGATGATAATAATTGAAAAACACTTTAAAAAGTCTGGTTTAATAGAATAAAACTCAAAATTTTATTTTTTTATTTTTTTTAGAAGTGATAGTATATTGAGGAATTGTTTTGAATAAATGTATATAATATAAAGTGCAATTAAATTATAAAGAATTTATAATTCAGTTAATAAGAATACAATGTGATTTTTTGACAGAATATATTAAAAAAACTTCCGAAGAGAGTTAAAGATATATTGGATGCAGTTTTTAAAGTTTTTTTAAAGAAAGGATATTTTAATGTGACCATGGAGGATATTATTAATGAAACTTCTCTTTCTAAGGGAGGTTTTTACTATTATTTTAATATTTATAATAAGTATTAATCGACGGTATCGTCTATTGGTGGTATTATGAATAATGATAATAAATGGTCTACACATGATATAATGATAACTGCAGTGATGGCTGTAGCATTGGGAGTTTTATATATTCTTTTAACTTATTTCGCAGGATGGTTAACGAATTTTCCATTTTTAGACATATATTTAACTGGAATATATTATTTTCCAATTTTGATGGTTGGATATTTAATTAGGAAAAAGGGTCTGCAATCTTATCTGCTTTTATAATTTTTTTAATTCAAGTTCCATTTACTCTTTGGGGAATTTTAATGATTTATTTTGCATTATTGCTAGGTTTGCCCATTGAGATAATGTTTATTGTAAAAGGGTATTCTAATTTAAAATTATGGTATCTTATGTTAATTGATCAAAATCAGAATATACTAAAGATAGCAATAAAATATTAGAAGCTGTTAAGTTTTTAATAATGATAAAGAGGAACATTTTTATTTAGAAAAATATAGTGAAAAGTATAAAGAATACTTTGATAAAACATCAAGATATTTATTATTTTTCTAATTTTATTTTTTCCACCAAATTAAAATCCAGTCGGGCTTATCTTTTGTGTAGTACAGTTTTCCATTTTTCGGATTAACAGATAATAGATTATCTAAATATTCTCTTAATCGTTCTTTTTCTTCATCAGTATATAAATCTAGGTTGAATTTACCATTATCCATAGCTTCTTCAAGATTATCATACTCTCTGTAAACATTTAAGTTTAATCTTTCAATATTAGCATAAATTCCCATATTATATAAAATATTAAAGAAATAATCATGTGCTGGGAAGTTTGTACGTTTTTTACCAATATGTTCATCAAATTCTTTTTCCATTTTTTGATTTTCAGGTCCAAATAATGTAATAAAAACATATTTATTAGCTATTTTATTAATTTCGCTTAAAACTTCATCAATTGGCATGATTCCATTTAGAGATCTTGAAGCTACAACAACATCAACATCGCCTATTTCATCATATTTTAATTCTTCAATAGATTTTTGTATTGTTTCAATATTGTTTATATTATTATCTTGGGCACGTTTTTCAAGAAATTCTAACATTTTAGAAGATAAATCATAGCCTATTACTTTTTTAACCTTTTTAGCTAGAGGTATTGTAATTGAACCTTCACCACAACCTAGATCTAATACTGTGTCATTTTCATTTAGTATTAATTTTGAAAACAATGCATTTTGATAGTCGTCCTTTTTAGATCTTTTGTAAAATCCAACAGCTGCTTTATCCCAGTCTTTATCTTTTTTATCTTTAAGTATTTCCTTCCAAAATCCAACCCAATCAACTTCATTAGGGTTTTCAATCATTTGTTTCATAGTATCACATTGTATTTTTTAAAACATTCATATAATCATTATAATTTTCTCTAAGTAATTTTGGAATATCTAGTTCGTAGGGACAATTATCTACGCACAAATAACATTCTACACATTCTCTGGTTTTTTCCATTATTTTTTGATATTTAGGGGTTAGGTAAGGTTCTGTTGGAAAACGTCTAATCCATAAAGACATTCGAGCACACATACTAATATTTATTTCTTCTGGACAAGGCATGCAATAACCACAGCCTCTACAGAAATTCTTTTTAAGCTCTTCTTTATCTTTATCGATAGCTATTTTTAACTTATCATCTAATTTGGGTTTTGTTTTCTCATATAATAAGAACTCATCAAGTTCTTCTTCTTTTTGAATTCCCCAAATTGGGAGGATATTTGAAAATTGGTTTATGTAAGCATAGGATGCTTTTGCATTTTTAATTAATCCTCCACCCATTGCTTTCATAGCTATAAAGCCAATATCTAGTTTTTTACATTTTTCAACTAGTTCAATTTCGCTTTTTCCACTTAAATAAGAAAAGGGGTATTGTAGTGTTTCGTATAGTCCAGAATTCAATGCTTCAATAGCTATTGTGTATTTGTGTGTTGTTATTCCAATATGTTTTATTAATCCTTGTGATTTAGCTTCTACAATAGCTTCGTATAAATTACTTCCATCATTAGGTTTTGGACAAAAAGGAAGGTTATGAAATTGATATAAATCAATGTAATCTGTTTGAAGATATTTTAAAGAAGTTTCTAGGTCTTTCCAAAAGTCTTCTTCTTTTTCACTTCCAGTTTTTGTTGCAATAATAATTTTGTTTCTAACATCATTTAGGGCTTTTCCTATTTTTTCTTCACTATCTGAGTAAAAACGAGCCGTGTCATAGAAGTTAATTTTATTTTCATAAGCTCTTTTAAGTATTTCGATAGAATCTTTTTTGTTTCGTCTTTGAATGGGCAGTGCTCCGAATCCATTTTTATTAACTTCAAGATTTGTTTTTCCAAGCCTCATTATTAATATCCCATAATTTTTAGTATTATATAAAATACAATAAGCATGATTAATGCATATATTGTTTTATTAGTTGACAAGAATTTTGTGTTTTTAAATTCTTCATCTTTAATATTCCCTTTTTTCATAATTCTTTTTTTTTCAAAAGAACATTTTTGGTAAATTTTTTCTAGATTGTTTGGAAGCCTGCCTTTTTTGTTAAGCATATTTATTGTTTTATTTAAGTGCTTAATAGCTCCAGAATAATTTCCAAGTTCAATTTCACAAAATGCAGCTTTATAATTAAAATTAGTAACTAATTCTAAGTCATCTTTAACTTCTTTTTCATGTTTAATACACTCTTTATAATCATTTAATGCTTTTTTATAATTTTTAAGTTCATAATTAGCATCGGCTCTTGTATTAAGTCCAACAAGAGTTATTTCTTCAGATAAACTTTCTTCAATGTACTTTAATGCTTCTTTGTTTTCACCTTTTTTTTGAAGCATTTGACCTTTATAAAGGTTTACTTTTTTATCTGCTCCATGTTTCTTTTCATATTTATTAAGAGCAGTTAATGCTTTATCAAATTGTTTAGCCTGCATTAGAAGTTCAATTTTACCCATTTTAACTTCCTTTTTTTCAATTCTTGGTTTTTCTACTTCTGAGTAAACATCATATTTTTTATATGCAATGTCCATATATTCAAGAGCTTCATCAATCTTATTTTTATTAAATAAACTCATTGATTTATCACAAATTGCATTAATAGATTGTGGATGTGCTTTTAAATAAATATCAAA encodes the following:
- a CDS encoding energy-coupling factor transporter transmembrane component T, with the protein product MIQEISKLTFQLDPRIKFLLILIIGFMMFYFTEIGYMIFILGLFIFLSIFEGVFNESFKYFLIFSILLIVDLSSAYITNIWFNIALSTLLYVVERLFVFGIIGFYIFKTTKLSKFISALESLKIPKYIILPFSVMFRFLPTILEEYAYLRDSMKIRGINFSAKMIIKKPLDYMEYIIVPILIRSFKISDELSAYAMLRGLDSEKQKTKLFDLKFAVFDYLIISGVSIFTFIFYIGVF
- a CDS encoding MptD family putative ECF transporter S component, with product MKFKLKNDKKLTARDFISIGVFNALAIIIYMIISSLFCMTIIGSFFSNAAVFLVIGVIYVLLAIKIQKRGVFLISGLIFGLISLASGHVYHFIAIVIGGAIAEILAGKYDSSRKISLAYVAFALSDFLGIDLPIFAFGSSYILERASNFGISENAINSSIQYFTWSTFFVLLILNVICAIIGAWIGMIIIEKHFKKSGLIE
- a CDS encoding TetR family transcriptional regulator, yielding MDAVFKVFLKKGYFNVTMEDIINETSLSKGGFYYYFNIYNKY
- a CDS encoding ECF transporter S component, with translation MNNDNKWSTHDIMITAVMAVALGVLYILLTYFAGWLTNFPFLDIYLTGIYYFPILMVGYLIRKKGLQSYLLL
- a CDS encoding class I SAM-dependent methyltransferase is translated as MKQMIENPNEVDWVGFWKEILKDKKDKDWDKAAVGFYKRSKKDDYQNALFSKLILNENDTVLDLGCGEGSITIPLAKKVKKVIGYDLSSKMLEFLEKRAQDNNINNIETIQKSIEELKYDEIGDVDVVVASRSLNGIMPIDEVLSEINKIANKYVFITLFGPENQKMEKEFDEHIGKKRTNFPAHDYFFNILYNMGIYANIERLNLNVYREYDNLEEAMDNGKFNLDLYTDEEKERLREYLDNLLSVNPKNGKLYYTKDKPDWILIWWKK
- a CDS encoding aldo/keto reductase, which gives rise to MLIMRLGKTNLEVNKNGFGALPIQRRNKKDSIEILKRAYENKINFYDTARFYSDSEEKIGKALNDVRNKIIIATKTGSEKEEDFWKDLETSLKYLQTDYIDLYQFHNLPFCPKPNDGSNLYEAIVEAKSQGLIKHIGITTHKYTIAIEALNSGLYETLQYPFSYLSGKSEIELVEKCKKLDIGFIAMKAMGGGLIKNAKASYAYINQFSNILPIWGIQKEEELDEFLLYEKTKPKLDDKLKIAIDKDKEELKKNFCRGCGYCMPCPEEINISMCARMSLWIRRFPTEPYLTPKYQKIMEKTRECVECYLCVDNCPYELDIPKLLRENYNDYMNVLKNTM
- a CDS encoding tetratricopeptide repeat protein; the encoded protein is MTKELEKAKELIKNEKYKEALKLAKKRHGRDKIDEYLAILDMLIEKDYMSAVEERGLYHQYYDPDHDNGDYGEKYFDIYLKAHPQSINAICDKSMSLFNKNKIDEALEYMDIAYKKYDVYSEVEKPRIEKKEVKMGKIELLMQAKQFDKALTALNKYEKKHGADKKVNLYKGQMLQKKGENKEALKYIEESLSEEITLVGLNTRADANYELKNYKKALNDYKECIKHEKEVKDDLELVTNFNYKAAFCEIELGNYSGAIKHLNKTINMLNKKGRLPNNLEKIYQKCSFEKKRIMKKGNIKDEEFKNTKFLSTNKTIYALIMLIVFYIILKIMGY